The following proteins are encoded in a genomic region of Sesamum indicum cultivar Zhongzhi No. 13 linkage group LG8, S_indicum_v1.0, whole genome shotgun sequence:
- the LOC110012476 gene encoding uncharacterized protein LOC110012476, whose product MGEPETTTLIQPSPPSTSLSRACILDESWWSNPKTKRKLSKQLSINEVPRNIAWERRRRQILQQERRKNSIAIQQEAADDDHLTLTDEDLKELKGCIELGFGFNEEEGRRLCPTLPALDLYFAVNRQFLTSPIASPASTGPARSPAASSAFSPGGRYSSGSPSPTSDPDSWKIVSPGDDPQHAKKKLRHWAQAVACSVRQSALRGEMDLTEKERET is encoded by the exons aTGGGAGAACCAGAAACCACAACATTAATCCAACCATCACCACCATCGACGTCTCTTTCACGTGCATGCATTCTTGACGAAAGCTGGTGGAGTAACCCCAAAACTAAGAGGAAACTATCCAAGCAGCTGTCCATAAACGAAGTCCCCCGCAACATAGCTTGGGAGAGGCGCCGTCGCCAGATTCTCCAGCAGGAGAGGAGGAAGAACAGCATTGCCATCCAGCAGGAGGCCGCGGATGATGATCATCTGACACTCACAGACGAGGATCTGAAAGAGCTTAAGGGCTGCATAGAGCTGGGTTTTGGCTTCAATGAAGAGGAGGGACGACGGCTATGCCCAACGCTTCCAGCCCTCGACCTTTATTTTGCGGTGAACCGACAGTTTTTGACCAGCCCGATTGCCAGCCCCGCCAGTACTGGCCCTGCACGATCGCCGGCTGCCTCCTCAGCGTTCAGTCCCGGAGGCCGCTATTCAAGCGGGAGCCCGAGCCCCACGAGCGATCCTGATTCTTGGAAGATTGTCAGCCCAG GTGATGACCCTCAACATGCGAAGAAAAAGCTAAGGCATTGGGCGCAAGCAGTTGCATGTTCTGTGAGGCAATCCGCTTTAAGGGGTGAGATGGATTTAACAGAGAAGGAGAGGGAGACATga
- the LOC105168891 gene encoding protein WVD2-like 2: MGRDVTGLRIDKKPSMVNVISNGTNEAAIHVSPKVSPEKVETRDYEPGDQTVNGIPDKYNKMQDVTGVKSIKRELEEKINETEARKSFGKTLSWSTKLSSGSVVDGTTVANSLEQPAPTTEDEKQTLYTKGVETNDSGADFSPRSNDLHSPKNTEKQQPNSPSMSTKQQLLHYKNVYHEEDNCSMASSDATYQRTIRSRVTVPVAPKFTCVDRLEKRKEFYAKLEEKHKALEKERLEHEAKVKEEEAAAIKELRKSMVYKANPVPDFYREGPPPKPELKKLPVTRAKSPKLTRRNSCGDAVKNPKDKVLCERAARHDVSIYRR; this comes from the exons ATGGGAAGGGACGTTACAGGCTTACGCATTGACAAGAAGCCCAGCATGGTCAATGTGATATCCAATGGCACCAATGAAGCCGCAATTCATGTTTCACCTAAAGTGTCACCAGAAAAAGTTGAGACGAGAGATTATGAACCTGGTGATCAGACTGTGAATGGCATACCTGATAAATATAACAAGATGCAAGATGTTACAGGTGTCAAAAGCATCAAACGTGAGCTTGAAGAGAAAATCAATGAAACCGAGGCTAGGAAGTCATTTGGGAAAACATTGAGCTGGTCAACAAAGCTATCGTCGGGGTCTGTTGTTGATGGCACAACAGTTGCAAATTCTTTAGAGCAGCCGGCACCTACTACAGAGGATGAGAAACAGACTTTGTATACTAAGGGGGTTGAGACCAATGATTCCGGAGCGGATTTTTCACCACGGTCTAATGATCTACATAGTCCTAAGAACACAGAAAAGCAGCAG CCAAACTCTCCTTCCATGTCAACAAAGCAGCAACTTCTCCACTATAAAAATGTTTACcatgaagaagacaattgTTCCATGGCGTCCTC TGATGCAACGTATCAACGGACAATTAGATCCAGAGTTACAGTTCCGGTTGCTCCAAAATTCACTTGCGTGGACCGTTTAGAGAAACGCAAGGag ttttatgcaAAGTTGGAGGAAAAGCACAAAGCTTTGGAGAAAGAGAGACTTGAACATGAAGCCAAAGTCAAG GAGGAGGAAGCGGCAGCTATTAAGGAGCTGAGGAAGAGCATGGTGTACAAAGCAAATCCAGTTCCTGATTTTTATCGAGAAGGGCCTCCCCCAAAACCTGAGCTTAAAAAG TTACCGGTCACTCGTGCTAAATCACCAAAGCTAACAAGGAGAAATAGTTGTGGTGATGCAGTAAAGAATCCAAAGGACAAGGTACTTTGTGAAAGAGCAGCTCGTCACGATGTGAGCATTTACCGAAGGTAA